Proteins found in one Lycium ferocissimum isolate CSIRO_LF1 chromosome 6, AGI_CSIRO_Lferr_CH_V1, whole genome shotgun sequence genomic segment:
- the LOC132061653 gene encoding putative disease resistance RPP13-like protein 3: LSLLKIIDAVVSFAVQKLGTYNLVAGEGDGHGFASLLKACACICRKDTKFYNVSKEIQSLKQRVMDLSRKRETYGIRDINNAGDGPTNIPNNRSNMVRTLRRTASYVDDQDQIFVGFQDAIERLLAELLKAEPHQSVISIYGMGGLSKTTLARNPYNTPSLLTNFTTRTWICVSQEYNTPDLLARDMVDKCGGLPLAIVVLSGLLSHRRGIEEWQKVKAHIWRHMKDDSIEMSYILSLSYHGLPIVLKQCFLYFAIFPEANETDAEQLMLLCMAKGFISRVEERREDVAKDFLNELIRRSLIQVVRTSWEKVYKCRIHDLLRDLALQKALEVHFFDIYDPRKHSVSSVCLRHAIHDEAQR; encoded by the exons CTAAGCCTCCTAAAAATAATTGATGCTGTTGTATCATTTGCAGTTCAAAAACTGGGGACTTACAACCTCGTGGCAGGAGAAGGCGATGGCCATGGATTTGCTAGTCTTCTGAAGGCTTGTGCTTGCATATGTAGAAAGGATACCAAATTCTACAATGTAAGCAAGGAGATCCAATCACTCAAACAGCGAGTCATGGATCTCTCTCGCAAACGAGAGACTTATGGCATTAGAGATATCAATAATGCAGGAGATGGGCCAACTAATATTCCAAACAATCGGTCCAACATGGTTAGAACATTGAGGAGAACGGCCTCCTATGTCGATGATCAGGATCAGATTTTCGTTGGCTTTCAGGATGCCATAGAAAGGTTGCTAGCTGAACTTCTCAAAGCAGAGCCTCACCAAAGTGTCATCTCCATTTATGGTATGGGCGGGTTAAGCAAGACTACTCTTGCTAGAAACCCCTACAACACACCGAGTCTACTCACTAACTTCACAACACGTACTTGGATTTGTGTCTCTCAAGAGTATAACACCCCAGATCTCCTAGCTAGGGATATGGTGGACAAGTGCGGAGGTTTACCTCTTGCAATTGTTGTATTAAGTGGACTACTTTCGCATAGAAGGGGGATAGAAGAATGGCAAAAGGTAAAGGCACACATATGGAGGCATATGAAAGATGACTCTATTGAAATGTCCTACATACTTTCCTTGAGCTACCATGGCTTGCCAATTGTGCTCAAGCAGTGTTTTCTTTACTTCGCCATTTTTCCAGAAGCTAATGAGACCGATGCTGAACAGCTAATGTTGTTGTGTATGGCCAAGGGGTTCATATCAAGAGTAGAAGAAAGAAGGGAGGATGTTGCTAAGGACTTCTTGAATGAGCTGATAAGACGAAGCTTGATACAAGTGGTACGTACATCTTGggaaaaagtttataaatgtagGATTCATGATCTACTTCGGGATCTTGCCCTACAAAAGGCATTGGAGGTACACTTCTTTGACATTTATGATCCAAGAAAGCACTCTGTATCCTCCGTTTGTCTCAGACATGCCATTCATGATGAAGCACAAAG GTGA